A stretch of the Methanomassiliicoccales archaeon genome encodes the following:
- a CDS encoding HAD family hydrolase, translating to MKAAVFDLGHTLIDYYSNWEAPELKAIERSYRLAAENGCEAGPDKFQSDLKKMLVDGRVRKEKELVEIPLYQVLDTVYQRHGCDVTDEMLVEGMDIFYGVLVEDRRLVPGTIEMLELARDRGYAIGLVSDVAWGLPSDYPQRDMGHFHLTDHFDDMVFSTDVGLRKPHPKMFKIALSNLGADADRSIFVGNSLQCDVKGALGVGMKAVLKKSDYYQPDDSIVPDAKVDQWSELTAILEENDAA from the coding sequence ATGAAGGCCGCGGTTTTCGACCTGGGTCACACGCTCATCGATTACTATAGCAACTGGGAGGCACCCGAGCTCAAAGCCATCGAGAGGTCCTACCGGCTCGCCGCAGAGAATGGGTGCGAGGCCGGGCCGGACAAGTTCCAGTCAGACCTGAAGAAGATGTTGGTGGATGGACGGGTCCGCAAGGAGAAGGAATTGGTCGAGATCCCCCTGTATCAGGTCCTGGACACGGTCTACCAACGACACGGCTGTGATGTCACGGACGAGATGTTGGTCGAAGGGATGGACATATTCTATGGGGTCCTGGTCGAGGACAGGAGGCTGGTGCCGGGGACGATCGAGATGCTGGAACTGGCCCGGGACAGGGGTTACGCCATTGGACTGGTGTCGGACGTGGCCTGGGGCCTGCCATCCGATTACCCTCAGAGGGACATGGGGCATTTCCATCTCACGGACCATTTTGACGATATGGTCTTCTCCACGGACGTGGGCCTGAGGAAACCGCACCCTAAGATGTTCAAGATCGCCTTGTCAAACCTCGGGGCTGACGCCGACCGGTCGATCTTCGTAGGCAATTCCCTTCAATGTGATGTGAAGGGCGCTTTAGGGGTCGGAATGAAAGCGGTCCTTAAGAAATCGGACTATTATCAGCCCGATGATAGCATAGTTCCAGACGCCAAGGTCGATCAGTGGTCGGAACTCACGGCGATCCTGGAAGAGAACGATGCTGCGTGA
- a CDS encoding Gar1/Naf1 family protein, which produces MQFLGKVQEVTFDGRIIVKGSFAPQIRSRVVDNRNKIVGKVLRIFGPVDSPYVTVEPTGDFSLLSAIGKQVYVEGVEEHGKTKGRDRRS; this is translated from the coding sequence ATGCAGTTTCTTGGAAAAGTCCAAGAAGTGACTTTTGACGGCAGGATAATTGTCAAAGGCTCCTTTGCGCCGCAGATAAGGTCCAGAGTAGTCGACAACCGCAACAAGATTGTGGGGAAGGTCCTGCGTATCTTTGGTCCGGTTGATTCACCATATGTCACTGTTGAACCCACCGGTGATTTTAGCCTGCTCTCTGCCATAGGTAAGCAGGTGTACGTGGAAGGGGTAGAAGAACATGGCAAAACCAAAGGAAGGGACCGAAGAAGTTGA
- a CDS encoding GMP synthase subunit A, producing the protein MKVYVIDNGGQWTHREWRVLKYLKVDTKILPNTTPFDQIGEVDALVLSGGSPHVATDDCRMGCNGEYLDRATFPILGICAGMQFMCTHFGGTTEAANQAEFGKAALYVEKEDELFEGLPKQFNVWESHNDEVKVLPPRFDILAHTDACPVEAVKMKDRPYYGLQFHPEVENTEHGEEIFKNFLKVVQRWHS; encoded by the coding sequence ATGAAGGTTTACGTCATTGACAATGGGGGTCAATGGACCCACAGAGAATGGAGGGTCCTGAAGTACCTCAAGGTCGATACGAAGATCCTGCCGAACACCACCCCGTTCGACCAGATCGGGGAGGTGGACGCATTGGTACTTTCCGGAGGCTCTCCGCACGTCGCCACGGACGACTGCCGCATGGGCTGCAACGGGGAATACCTGGACCGGGCTACATTTCCGATCCTGGGGATCTGCGCCGGGATGCAGTTCATGTGCACGCACTTCGGCGGCACCACCGAGGCCGCCAACCAGGCGGAGTTCGGGAAGGCCGCTCTCTATGTCGAGAAGGAGGACGAGCTCTTCGAAGGGCTGCCAAAGCAGTTCAATGTCTGGGAATCCCACAACGATGAGGTGAAGGTGCTACCTCCCCGGTTTGATATCCTGGCCCACACAGACGCATGTCCCGTTGAGGCGGTCAAGATGAAAGACCGTCCATATTACGGTCTCCAGTTCCACCCCGAGGTGGAGAACACCGAGCACGGAGAGGAGATCTTCAAGAACTTCCTGAAGGTGGTTCAGCGCTGGCACAGCTAA
- a CDS encoding tetratricopeptide repeat protein: MERKNMLLKPMAVWLVFAGILTIVTIFYAIFAVKTIGVIVGVLLMLLLILIAAWELTVVRSVWGSQVGERENIIRAMTASFLARILIIYLILDVNAFGQIGNFGSLGSVQQAGILFVFLSLISAAVEITVLFIAVRRKEYFQPSKEELENALRKMGGAGIKSVSECPKCKELVELDWSLCPNCGAALPKYCANCGNELTGNQDTCPKCGANVEPPKSLNAMVQTLKASAESPAMKETSSARYARLAEAQLKNGDVEGAVDSYRKAIQYTEFNRKRTNFMVKMAMVLYNTGKKEEAMKLLEESLSMEPEDWAGAKKVIDNINAEEAKPKGDACTG; the protein is encoded by the coding sequence ATGGAACGCAAGAACATGCTCCTGAAACCGATGGCTGTCTGGCTGGTCTTCGCAGGCATCCTTACCATAGTCACGATATTCTACGCCATCTTTGCTGTCAAGACCATCGGCGTCATCGTCGGCGTCCTGCTGATGCTCCTTTTGATCCTGATCGCCGCATGGGAACTTACTGTCGTGCGTTCGGTTTGGGGAAGCCAGGTCGGTGAACGGGAGAACATCATCCGCGCCATGACGGCCTCCTTCCTGGCTCGGATCCTTATCATATATCTGATACTGGATGTGAACGCGTTCGGTCAGATCGGCAATTTCGGCAGCCTCGGATCTGTGCAGCAGGCCGGGATCCTGTTCGTGTTCCTGTCCCTGATCTCCGCCGCGGTGGAGATAACAGTCCTTTTCATCGCAGTGAGGAGGAAAGAATACTTTCAGCCCTCGAAGGAAGAGCTGGAGAACGCTCTGCGGAAGATGGGCGGTGCCGGAATCAAGTCCGTTTCCGAGTGTCCCAAGTGCAAGGAACTAGTGGAGCTCGACTGGAGCCTATGCCCGAACTGTGGTGCGGCCCTTCCGAAATACTGTGCCAATTGCGGTAACGAGCTCACGGGGAACCAGGACACCTGCCCCAAATGCGGGGCAAACGTCGAGCCCCCCAAGTCCTTGAACGCCATGGTCCAAACGCTAAAGGCCAGTGCCGAATCCCCGGCGATGAAGGAGACCAGCTCGGCGAGATATGCCCGGCTGGCAGAGGCACAGTTGAAGAACGGTGACGTGGAAGGGGCAGTCGATTCCTATAGGAAGGCCATCCAATACACCGAGTTCAACCGGAAGAGAACAAATTTCATGGTCAAGATGGCGATGGTGCTCTACAACACTGGAAAGAAAGAGGAGGCCATGAAGCTTCTGGAGGAGTCCCTGAGCATGGAACCGGAGGATTGGGCAGGGGCAAAGAAGGTCATCGATAACATCAATGCAGAAGAGGCCAAGCCTAAGGGCGACGCCTGCACCGGCTGA
- a CDS encoding carbohydrate kinase family protein, whose translation MAGRDLTLIPFLCVFGHTNLDFIMSLERFPEKNTSVDVVEKQRYFGGTGANVATVAASLGVPTALASYVGKDMPTEFRELMIAKGVDLRDLVEVDGYETPTVWIVSDRAHDQIAYVYQGPMRRMEEFELRMNAANEAQFIHIMTGRPEYYLRLMKECVRLGKNISFDPAQEIHHIWTEEAFRQAIGMCDMFFCNENELKTAMRYLEAKRPEDLLDHVDVLFNTIGSKGSRIYTEEGELEIPAVKPTKVIDTTGAGDAFRAGYFAGLYRNYSIKDSARFGAAAASFVIEASGSLTNIPEWPEVLERARSVL comes from the coding sequence ATGGCAGGAAGGGACCTGACCTTGATCCCGTTCCTCTGTGTATTCGGCCATACGAACCTGGACTTCATCATGTCGCTGGAACGGTTCCCGGAAAAGAACACGTCCGTCGATGTCGTGGAGAAGCAGAGATACTTTGGAGGGACAGGGGCGAACGTGGCGACGGTTGCCGCCTCGCTGGGAGTGCCCACAGCCCTCGCGTCGTATGTTGGCAAGGACATGCCAACAGAGTTCAGGGAGCTCATGATCGCCAAAGGGGTGGATCTACGGGACCTGGTGGAGGTGGACGGATACGAGACCCCGACCGTATGGATAGTGTCGGATAGGGCCCATGACCAGATCGCGTACGTCTACCAGGGACCGATGCGAAGGATGGAGGAGTTCGAGCTCAGGATGAACGCGGCAAACGAGGCTCAGTTCATCCACATCATGACCGGCCGTCCGGAATATTACCTGCGCCTGATGAAGGAGTGCGTCAGACTTGGGAAGAACATCTCTTTCGATCCAGCCCAGGAGATCCATCACATCTGGACCGAGGAGGCCTTCAGGCAGGCCATAGGCATGTGCGACATGTTCTTCTGCAACGAGAACGAGCTCAAGACCGCCATGAGGTACCTGGAGGCCAAGCGTCCGGAGGACCTCTTGGATCATGTGGACGTTCTGTTCAACACGATCGGCTCCAAGGGAAGCCGCATCTATACGGAGGAAGGTGAATTGGAGATTCCAGCCGTCAAACCGACAAAGGTCATCGATACCACTGGGGCAGGGGATGCGTTCAGGGCCGGCTATTTTGCGGGGCTTTACCGGAATTATTCGATCAAGGACAGCGCACGTTTCGGAGCCGCCGCCGCCTCCTTCGTGATCGAGGCTAGCGGATCGCTCACCAACATCCCTGAATGGCCAGAGGTATTGGAACGGGCAAGGTCCGTCCTATGA
- a CDS encoding ArsR family transcriptional regulator, producing MDELDVLLSVIENPTRRRILEALVREPHYPLQLSRELGMSQQIIMKHLKVLEECRMVRSYPEESDQGGPMRKRYVPISGFSIIVDVGSGMFSVESMRREMDDEPEHHHEKTRGEQGNNELTERVMALRQELSILDGRMDELRKKREELIDQKQRLLDEAVHLVESATLDYGQRHVVFEYIQHPDIDPDQLADYLGLRNDVVREILGPYQRGDEQDG from the coding sequence ATGGATGAATTGGACGTTCTGCTCTCAGTGATCGAGAATCCCACCCGCAGACGGATTCTGGAAGCTTTGGTAAGAGAGCCCCATTACCCCCTGCAGCTCTCCCGCGAGCTCGGCATGAGCCAGCAGATCATCATGAAGCATCTGAAGGTATTGGAGGAATGCAGAATGGTGCGTTCGTATCCAGAGGAGAGCGATCAGGGCGGACCGATGCGGAAGCGATACGTCCCGATCAGCGGTTTCTCCATCATCGTGGACGTCGGTTCGGGCATGTTCAGCGTGGAGTCGATGCGCCGGGAGATGGATGATGAGCCCGAGCATCATCATGAGAAGACCCGGGGTGAGCAGGGAAACAATGAGCTCACCGAAAGGGTTATGGCACTCCGGCAAGAGTTAAGTATTTTGGATGGTCGGATGGACGAGCTCCGTAAGAAGAGAGAGGAGCTGATCGACCAAAAACAAAGGCTGCTGGACGAGGCCGTTCATTTGGTCGAGTCCGCTACCTTGGACTATGGCCAAAGACATGTGGTCTTTGAATATATCCAGCATCCGGACATCGATCCGGACCAACTGGCCGACTATCTAGGGCTGAGGAATGATGTGGTCCGGGAGATACTCGGACCATACCAAAGAGGAGATGAACAAGATGGCTGA
- a CDS encoding adenosylhomocysteinase — translation MTDNDLLMKGVRRLEWANSHMPVLKEIRERLVKEQSLKGVKVGMALHVEAKTGMLAVSLAKAGAKVRLASCNPLSTDDSVSLALREEYGIETYAKKWESTEEYYHNLNAVLDLDPDFVIDDGADLITMLHTERQKQLPHIKGANEETTTGVIRLRAMAKEGRLKFPVISVNDAQMKYLFDNRYGTGQSTFDGWMNATNLLVAGKNLVVAGYGWCGKGVAMRAKGLGANVVVTEVNPIRAIEAKMDGFSVMPMLEAVKLADIIITVTGCKDIITKEHLEVIKDGCVLGNTGHFDNEVSKPALESYGSKPVRVREYVDQYDLPRSRKVYLIAEGRLMNLAAGQGHPAEIMDMSFSIQALSLEHLVKNHMNLKAEVYNVPPEMDEEVATIKLRTMGVGIDKLTPTQKKYLEAWQEGT, via the coding sequence ATGACAGATAACGATCTGCTGATGAAGGGAGTGAGAAGGCTGGAATGGGCCAACTCCCATATGCCAGTTCTAAAGGAGATAAGGGAGAGGCTGGTCAAGGAACAGTCGCTTAAGGGCGTCAAGGTCGGCATGGCGTTGCACGTCGAGGCCAAGACCGGGATGCTCGCCGTCTCCCTTGCCAAGGCCGGAGCCAAGGTCAGGCTGGCCAGCTGCAATCCCCTTTCCACCGACGATTCAGTATCTCTAGCTCTGCGGGAGGAATACGGCATCGAGACCTATGCCAAGAAATGGGAATCGACCGAGGAATACTATCACAATCTGAACGCCGTGCTGGACCTGGACCCCGACTTCGTCATCGACGATGGGGCAGACCTCATCACGATGCTTCATACCGAGCGCCAGAAACAATTGCCCCACATCAAGGGGGCGAACGAGGAAACCACGACCGGGGTCATACGGCTGAGGGCCATGGCCAAAGAGGGAAGGCTGAAGTTCCCGGTCATTTCCGTGAACGATGCCCAGATGAAGTACCTGTTCGATAACCGGTATGGGACCGGTCAGTCCACCTTCGATGGTTGGATGAATGCCACGAACCTGTTGGTAGCGGGAAAGAACCTGGTCGTGGCCGGTTACGGCTGGTGCGGGAAAGGGGTCGCCATGAGGGCCAAAGGACTGGGCGCCAACGTCGTCGTCACCGAGGTGAACCCGATCAGAGCCATCGAGGCTAAGATGGACGGGTTCAGTGTCATGCCGATGCTGGAGGCGGTCAAGCTGGCTGACATCATCATAACCGTCACGGGATGCAAGGACATCATCACCAAGGAGCATCTGGAGGTCATCAAGGACGGGTGTGTGCTCGGCAATACCGGTCACTTCGACAACGAAGTCTCTAAACCGGCGCTGGAATCATACGGCTCCAAGCCGGTCCGGGTCCGTGAGTACGTGGACCAGTACGACCTGCCGAGAAGCCGCAAGGTCTACCTGATCGCCGAAGGAAGGTTGATGAACCTGGCCGCGGGTCAGGGCCATCCAGCTGAGATTATGGACATGAGCTTCTCCATACAGGCGCTCTCCCTGGAGCACCTGGTCAAGAACCATATGAATCTCAAGGCAGAGGTCTACAATGTCCCTCCGGAGATGGACGAGGAGGTCGCTACGATCAAACTACGCACGATGGGCGTGGGGATCGATAAGCTTACCCCGACCCAGAAGAAATATCTAGAGGCATGGCAGGAAGGGACCTGA
- the purE gene encoding 5-(carboxyamino)imidazole ribonucleotide mutase, whose amino-acid sequence MPVVLIILGSKSDLEIGKKALALLQKFGVGSEIVVASAHRTPERLWNMVRESDAKIFITVAGLAAALPGAVASYTTKPVIGVPVSGAVNLDSILSIVQMPPGIPVAAVGLDRGENAAILAVEMLAISDPRLATELEKYRKEMADKIETDSKEVQA is encoded by the coding sequence ATGCCCGTTGTCCTCATCATCCTTGGAAGCAAGAGCGACCTAGAGATCGGCAAGAAAGCGCTCGCCCTGCTGCAAAAGTTCGGAGTCGGGTCCGAGATCGTAGTGGCCTCTGCCCACCGAACCCCTGAACGCCTCTGGAACATGGTGCGTGAGAGCGATGCGAAGATATTCATCACCGTGGCCGGGCTTGCGGCGGCGCTGCCTGGAGCGGTCGCTTCTTACACCACCAAGCCGGTCATCGGTGTCCCGGTGAGCGGGGCGGTCAACCTCGATTCCATTCTGTCGATCGTCCAGATGCCTCCGGGGATCCCTGTCGCCGCCGTCGGCCTGGACAGGGGCGAGAACGCAGCCATACTGGCGGTCGAGATGCTGGCGATCTCCGATCCTCGTCTTGCCACAGAACTGGAGAAATACCGGAAAGAGATGGCGGACAAGATCGAGACGGACTCCAAAGAGGTGCAGGCCTGA
- the guaA gene encoding glutamine-hydrolyzing GMP synthase: MFDPKEFTDEKIEELKTSIKGKAIIACSGGVDSTAAAVLVSRAIGDRLLTVYVNNGFMRKGETEAVDRMFSRLNINYRLIDASDEFFDALKGITEPERKRKIIGEKFIRVFEREAKAYKADYLVQGTIAPDWIESGDHLRDTIKSHHNVGGLPDDMELTLVEPLRDLYKDEVRKLARYLQIEVSERQPFPGPALAIRVIGEPTRENVEVVREACAIVEEELEMAAAKKIMSLPWQYFAVLLPVQSVGVHGDRRAYGRTIAVRAVESIDGMSAAYSRIPHEVLEKISTRITNEMKAEVNRVVYDITNKPPATIEWE, translated from the coding sequence ATGTTCGACCCCAAGGAATTCACGGATGAGAAGATCGAAGAGCTGAAGACATCGATCAAGGGAAAGGCCATCATCGCCTGCTCCGGCGGGGTCGACAGCACTGCCGCTGCGGTATTGGTGTCCAGGGCCATCGGGGACCGGCTCCTGACCGTCTATGTCAACAACGGCTTCATGAGAAAGGGAGAGACCGAGGCGGTCGACAGGATGTTCTCCAGGCTGAATATCAACTATCGCCTCATCGATGCCTCGGACGAGTTCTTCGATGCCCTCAAGGGAATAACTGAACCGGAAAGGAAGAGGAAGATCATCGGGGAGAAGTTCATCAGGGTCTTCGAGCGTGAGGCCAAAGCGTACAAGGCCGACTATCTGGTCCAGGGAACCATTGCCCCTGATTGGATCGAGTCGGGGGACCATCTCCGCGACACCATCAAGAGCCACCACAACGTTGGAGGATTGCCAGACGACATGGAGCTGACGCTGGTGGAGCCCCTTCGCGACCTCTACAAGGACGAGGTCAGAAAGCTGGCAAGATATTTGCAGATCGAGGTCTCAGAACGCCAGCCCTTCCCCGGCCCGGCCTTGGCCATCAGGGTCATCGGTGAGCCGACCCGCGAGAACGTGGAAGTGGTGCGGGAGGCCTGCGCCATCGTCGAGGAGGAGCTGGAGATGGCCGCCGCGAAGAAGATCATGAGCCTGCCCTGGCAATACTTTGCCGTTCTCCTGCCGGTCCAGTCGGTCGGGGTCCACGGGGACAGACGTGCCTACGGCCGCACTATCGCGGTAAGGGCAGTGGAGTCGATCGATGGCATGTCCGCCGCTTATTCGCGCATACCGCACGAGGTCCTGGAGAAGATATCGACGCGCATCACCAATGAGATGAAGGCTGAAGTGAACCGGGTGGTCTACGATATAACCAACAAACCCCCGGCCACGATCGAGTGGGAGTGA
- a CDS encoding SOS response-associated peptidase: MCGRFALTITARFFERFELPEDSIARTSRLNISPGQPAPVIFDLEGRRVVEMQWGLVPSWAKDVKIGSKMFNARSETLDEKPSFRILLKRKRCLIPASGFYEWKKEDGRVPYVIKVRNQDYFAMAGLYDVWQGGDGSVLSTFTIVTTAAAKAMADLHDRMPVIVAHDMEAEWIAPGELDGTLVDEILRTYSGSLSIAPAPSEMSRPEPKVVPGQQRLI, translated from the coding sequence GTGTGTGGCAGGTTCGCGCTGACCATTACGGCCAGGTTCTTCGAGCGTTTCGAGCTCCCTGAGGATTCGATCGCCCGCACCTCCCGGCTCAACATATCGCCAGGACAGCCAGCGCCGGTGATATTCGACCTAGAGGGAAGAAGGGTGGTCGAGATGCAATGGGGCCTCGTTCCGAGCTGGGCGAAGGATGTCAAGATCGGCAGCAAGATGTTCAACGCACGATCGGAGACCTTAGATGAGAAACCGTCCTTCCGTATCCTGTTGAAAAGAAAACGTTGTCTCATTCCCGCTTCAGGCTTCTACGAGTGGAAAAAGGAGGATGGAAGGGTGCCCTACGTGATCAAGGTCCGGAATCAGGACTACTTCGCCATGGCCGGGCTCTATGATGTTTGGCAGGGAGGTGATGGCAGTGTTCTGTCAACCTTCACCATTGTGACGACTGCCGCAGCCAAGGCCATGGCTGACCTTCATGATCGAATGCCAGTGATAGTCGCGCATGACATGGAGGCGGAGTGGATCGCACCCGGCGAGCTCGATGGTACCCTCGTCGATGAGATACTCAGGACCTATTCCGGATCTCTTTCGATAGCCCCCGCTCCTTCCGAAATGAGCCGTCCAGAGCCCAAAGTGGTTCCAGGCCAGCAAAGGCTGATCTAG
- a CDS encoding transcription initiation factor IIB — MAKPKEGTEEVERCPECNSGHLVRDYERGELICEECGLVIDDQFIDLGPEWRAFDVEQGEKRARTGAPMTYTIHDKGLSTEISWKNKDSYGKSIPTRNRAQLYRLRKWQRRIRVSNATERNLAFALSELDRMASAMGLPRNVRETAAMVYRKAVNKNLIRGRSIEGVVAASLYAACRQCNVPRTLDEVANSSRVGRKEIGRTYRFMTRELKLKLMPTRPQDYVQRFCSELKLSGEVQSKAADILKDAAKKELTSGRGPTGVAAAAIYIASILCNERRTQREVADIAGVTEVTIRNRYKELTDKLGIEIQL; from the coding sequence ATGGCAAAACCAAAGGAAGGGACCGAAGAAGTTGAAAGATGCCCCGAATGCAATAGCGGGCATCTAGTCAGGGACTATGAGAGGGGTGAGCTCATCTGCGAGGAGTGCGGCCTCGTTATTGATGACCAGTTCATTGACCTCGGACCGGAATGGCGGGCCTTTGACGTAGAGCAAGGCGAAAAGCGGGCCAGGACCGGCGCGCCAATGACCTACACCATCCACGACAAGGGTCTTTCTACCGAAATCTCCTGGAAGAACAAGGACAGTTACGGCAAAAGCATCCCGACCAGGAACCGTGCCCAGCTGTACCGTCTCAGGAAATGGCAGCGGAGGATCCGTGTCTCTAACGCAACAGAAAGGAACCTCGCATTTGCCTTGAGCGAATTGGACCGTATGGCTTCTGCCATGGGTCTGCCGCGAAACGTCCGGGAGACCGCGGCCATGGTGTATAGGAAAGCGGTCAACAAGAACCTCATCCGCGGAAGGAGCATTGAGGGAGTTGTCGCCGCTTCATTATATGCGGCATGCAGACAATGCAACGTACCCCGTACCCTGGATGAGGTGGCGAACTCGTCACGCGTTGGACGCAAGGAGATCGGTCGTACGTACCGTTTCATGACCCGCGAGCTGAAGCTCAAACTGATGCCGACGCGCCCGCAGGACTATGTGCAAAGGTTCTGCTCGGAGCTAAAGCTCTCAGGTGAGGTCCAGTCCAAGGCAGCAGACATACTGAAGGACGCTGCAAAGAAGGAACTCACATCGGGCCGCGGACCGACCGGGGTCGCTGCGGCTGCCATCTACATAGCTTCGATCCTGTGCAACGAACGCAGGACCCAGCGCGAAGTGGCTGACATCGCAGGCGTAACTGAGGTCACTATCCGTAACCGGTACAAGGAGCTCACGGACAAGCTCGGAATCGAGATACAGCTCTAA
- the endA gene encoding tRNA-intron lyase, which yields MSGKLVGDTVVVEEEREASQIYSKGFFGYPQSGGSLHLDLLEALHLLEGDRIEILVDDQKIDFAGLMTCAAALHNDLETRFIVYRDLRQRGYIVKTDSGDFNFRLYPRGGTPSTTQTNLWVLAISERDIFNIVELMRQAEMSQRTRKDLLLAVVDEEGDITYYTAENADPKGELNDKAMKEVPEGLLMEGSILVLDESLGTKLYQYGFYGKKIGKMLQLSFIETAYLIEHGRLSLRAVGTGRKMAERTFLKRAKEIQPDFDMRLLAYSDLRNRKLVVKTGFKYGTHFRVYKGDPSSHHSEYLVHAVPDDYSTVWAEISRAIRLAHGVKKDILFACVSKDSIGYMKLKRVKP from the coding sequence ATGTCTGGCAAACTGGTCGGAGACACCGTGGTCGTTGAGGAAGAAAGGGAGGCCAGCCAGATATACAGCAAAGGGTTCTTTGGATATCCTCAGTCCGGCGGATCGCTTCATCTGGACCTGCTGGAGGCGTTGCATCTGCTGGAAGGAGACCGGATCGAGATCTTGGTGGATGACCAGAAGATCGATTTTGCCGGGCTGATGACCTGTGCGGCCGCCCTGCACAACGATCTGGAGACCCGTTTCATAGTTTACAGGGACCTGAGGCAGCGTGGATACATCGTCAAGACCGACTCGGGCGATTTCAATTTCAGACTGTATCCGCGTGGTGGCACCCCAAGCACTACCCAGACCAACCTTTGGGTCTTGGCGATTTCTGAACGCGACATCTTCAACATAGTCGAACTGATGCGTCAGGCTGAGATGTCGCAGCGCACCAGGAAGGACCTGTTGCTCGCAGTGGTGGACGAGGAGGGGGACATCACCTATTACACCGCCGAGAACGCAGATCCAAAGGGAGAGCTGAACGACAAGGCCATGAAGGAGGTGCCAGAGGGACTCCTCATGGAAGGGAGCATCCTTGTGCTGGACGAATCCCTGGGCACCAAGCTCTACCAGTATGGATTCTACGGAAAGAAGATCGGCAAGATGTTGCAGCTCTCGTTCATCGAGACCGCCTATCTCATCGAACATGGCCGTTTATCTCTTCGGGCGGTCGGGACGGGAAGAAAGATGGCGGAACGAACGTTCCTAAAACGGGCGAAGGAGATCCAGCCCGACTTCGACATGAGGCTGCTCGCCTATTCGGACCTGAGAAACCGGAAGCTGGTGGTCAAGACCGGTTTCAAGTACGGAACTCACTTCCGGGTCTATAAGGGCGATCCGTCCAGCCATCACTCTGAATATCTGGTGCATGCCGTGCCAGACGATTATTCCACCGTTTGGGCGGAGATCTCGCGAGCCATCAGGCTGGCGCATGGCGTCAAGAAGGACATCCTGTTCGCCTGCGTGTCCAAGGACTCCATCGGATACATGAAACTGAAGCGCGTCAAACCGTAG
- a CDS encoding phosphopantothenate/pantothenate synthetase, protein MEISRDHPRYKSLVTRETMSEMMRKGIVAPTGLIAHGRGEAFDYLLGEITLPPAEMAERVAAAMLMEAKRPVITVNGNAAALAGKELIQLSEAINARLEVNLFHRSVERIELVCGYLESLGAKDVLGRVQDFTLEGIASDRALSATEGIGMADVVLIPLEDGDRAEALVKAGKKVIAIDLNPVSRTSMAADVSITDELTRAVPNLIAHVGELTGDAGRRCDLIMGFNNRRNLGHILKGISDHLKFELSSKT, encoded by the coding sequence GTGGAAATCTCAAGGGATCACCCCCGCTACAAATCATTAGTCACCAGAGAGACGATGTCAGAGATGATGAGGAAGGGCATCGTAGCGCCGACAGGGCTGATCGCACATGGCCGAGGCGAGGCGTTCGATTACCTTCTAGGAGAAATCACTCTACCCCCAGCTGAAATGGCTGAACGTGTGGCGGCAGCGATGCTCATGGAAGCAAAACGCCCCGTCATTACTGTCAACGGGAACGCCGCTGCACTTGCCGGGAAGGAGCTCATACAACTTTCCGAGGCTATCAACGCACGGCTCGAGGTCAATCTTTTCCATCGTTCGGTGGAAAGGATCGAGCTCGTCTGTGGATATCTGGAATCATTAGGGGCCAAGGATGTGCTCGGCAGGGTCCAGGACTTTACATTGGAAGGGATAGCATCTGATCGGGCACTTAGTGCCACTGAGGGCATAGGGATGGCCGACGTGGTGCTCATTCCTTTAGAGGATGGCGATCGTGCGGAAGCGCTCGTTAAGGCGGGCAAGAAGGTCATCGCCATCGACCTGAACCCAGTGTCCCGGACCTCGATGGCGGCCGATGTCAGCATCACCGACGAACTGACCAGGGCAGTGCCGAACCTCATCGCCCATGTCGGGGAACTGACCGGCGATGCAGGAAGAAGATGCGATCTGATCATGGGGTTCAACAACCGCCGCAATTTGGGTCACATCCTGAAGGGCATATCCGACCACCTTAAGTTCGAACTGTCATCCAAAACATAA